One window of Bacillota bacterium genomic DNA carries:
- a CDS encoding phosphoglycerate mutase (catalyzes the interconversion of 3-phosphoglycerate and 2-phosphoglycerate; this enzyme does not require the cofactor 2,3-bisphosphoglycerate as a phosphate donor; BPG-independent PGAM; aPGAM), giving the protein MQLQAVEILRQLATPAQSKMVLLVMDGLGGLPHEKTGLTELETAKTPNLDRLAKENSVGLTTPLIPGVTPGSAPAHLALFGYDAFEYPIGRGVLSAVGIGLDLTPNDVACRVNFATMKDGVIVDRRAGRIPTEEAARLCEALSAVKLPGVELIIRPEMQHRAVIVWRGEGLSDAIADTDPQVTGVPPLPARALAPEAEKMAALVNEFLAQANRILANEPRANTVLLRGFGRLPHIPTLQELYGLRAAVIAAYPMYRGLAKLVGMEERPAGKTFRDQLASLKEAWNEYDYFFLHVKGTDAAGEDGDFDRKVALIEEVDAALPELLELKPDVLVITGDHSTPARMRGHSWHPVPVLLVSPLARRNPWVNGFGESEAAKGALGHIRSQELMGLMLAHAGRLKKYGA; this is encoded by the coding sequence ATGCAATTGCAGGCGGTAGAAATTTTGCGGCAGCTGGCGACGCCGGCTCAAAGCAAGATGGTGCTACTGGTCATGGACGGCCTCGGCGGCTTGCCCCACGAGAAGACGGGCCTGACCGAGCTGGAGACGGCGAAGACGCCCAATCTGGACCGCTTGGCCAAGGAGAACTCCGTCGGCCTCACGACGCCGCTCATCCCGGGCGTGACGCCGGGCAGCGCGCCGGCGCACCTGGCGCTGTTCGGCTACGACGCGTTTGAATATCCCATCGGCCGGGGCGTGCTGTCGGCCGTCGGCATCGGGCTCGACCTGACCCCGAACGACGTGGCGTGCCGCGTCAACTTCGCCACGATGAAAGACGGCGTCATCGTCGACCGGCGCGCCGGGCGCATTCCGACGGAGGAAGCGGCGCGGCTGTGCGAGGCGCTGTCGGCGGTGAAGCTTCCGGGCGTGGAGCTGATCATCCGCCCCGAAATGCAGCATCGCGCCGTCATCGTCTGGCGCGGCGAGGGGCTGTCGGACGCCATTGCGGATACGGACCCGCAAGTGACGGGCGTGCCGCCGCTGCCGGCGCGGGCGCTCGCGCCCGAAGCGGAGAAGATGGCGGCTTTGGTCAACGAGTTCCTGGCGCAGGCCAACCGCATCCTGGCGAATGAGCCCCGGGCCAATACCGTGCTGCTGCGCGGATTCGGCCGCTTGCCGCACATTCCGACGTTGCAGGAGTTGTACGGCCTGCGGGCGGCGGTCATCGCGGCGTATCCGATGTATCGCGGGCTCGCCAAGCTGGTGGGCATGGAGGAACGGCCCGCGGGCAAGACGTTCCGCGACCAGCTGGCTTCGCTGAAAGAGGCGTGGAACGAATACGATTACTTCTTCCTGCACGTCAAGGGCACCGACGCGGCCGGCGAGGACGGCGACTTTGACCGCAAAGTGGCCCTCATCGAGGAAGTGGACGCGGCGCTGCCGGAGCTGTTGGAGCTGAAGCCGGACGTGCTCGTCATTACGGGCGACCACTCGACGCCGGCGCGCATGCGCGGCCACAGCTGGCACCCGGTGCCGGTGCTGCTGGTGTCGCCGCTGGCCCGCCGGAATCCGTGGGTGAACGGTTTCGGCGAGTCGGAGGCGGCGAAAGGCGCGCTGGGCCACATCCGCTCGCAGGAACTGATGGGGCTCATGCTGGCGCACGCCGGGCGGCTGAAGAAGTACGGCGCCTGA
- a CDS encoding pantothenate kinase: MLLAIDIGNTNICLGLFRGDRLLRTWRLSTDIHRTAAEYEIQIDSLFQRAGHSPVEVDAVVMANVVPPLQGPYEQVVQHLFGVAPYRVSAAIDTGLKFLVDNPLEVGADRIANAVACNCRYGGPAIVVDMGTATTFDVISSDGGYMGGAIAPGVQIASEALFERAAKLPRVELTPPPSPIGRNTIHAMQSGTVFGYVGLVRGLIQSIQEELTRLGEGKARVIATGGLAPAIAELSGVVDVVDLNLTLEGLRLLYVRNHPGYGSSNEASSSGGLNA, from the coding sequence ATGCTGCTGGCCATCGATATCGGCAACACGAACATTTGCCTCGGGCTGTTCCGCGGCGACCGCCTGCTGCGCACGTGGCGTCTTTCCACGGACATCCACCGCACCGCGGCGGAATACGAAATCCAAATCGACAGCCTGTTCCAGCGGGCCGGCCACTCGCCGGTCGAAGTGGACGCGGTCGTCATGGCCAACGTCGTGCCGCCCCTGCAGGGACCCTACGAGCAAGTGGTCCAGCACCTGTTCGGCGTCGCGCCTTACCGCGTCAGCGCGGCCATCGACACGGGGCTGAAGTTCCTCGTAGACAATCCGCTGGAGGTAGGCGCCGACCGCATCGCCAACGCGGTGGCCTGCAACTGCCGCTACGGCGGCCCGGCCATTGTCGTCGACATGGGCACCGCCACCACGTTTGACGTCATCTCCTCCGACGGAGGCTACATGGGCGGCGCCATCGCGCCCGGCGTGCAAATCGCCTCCGAGGCGCTGTTTGAGCGGGCGGCCAAGCTGCCCCGCGTCGAGCTCACGCCCCCGCCCTCGCCCATCGGACGCAATACGATCCACGCCATGCAGTCGGGAACCGTTTTCGGGTACGTAGGCCTCGTCCGCGGGCTTATCCAGAGCATCCAGGAGGAGCTGACCCGCCTCGGCGAAGGCAAGGCCCGGGTCATCGCCACGGGCGGCCTCGCGCCGGCCATCGCGGAGCTGAGCGGCGTCGTGGACGTGGTGGATCTGAACTTGACGCTGGAGGGCCTGCGGCTGCTGTACGTCCGGAACCACCCGGGCTACGGCTCCTCCAACGAGGCCTCGTCGAGCGGGGGGCTGAACGCATGA
- the coaBC gene encoding bifunctional phosphopantothenoylcysteine decarboxylase/phosphopantothenate--cysteine ligase CoaBC — protein sequence MSQGPLAGKNIILGVTGSIAAFKAAALASRLVQLGAAVQVAMTPAATQFVTPLTFQSLTHRPVFTNLFDPRSELSIDHVAAARSADALVIAPATANVIAKLACGLADDPVTTTALATTAPIVVCPAMEHHMYCHPATQANLELLKSRGVTVVEPEEGRLASGQRGKGRLADIDVIVGAIRWVLGRRGDLAGRRLVVTAGGTREAIDPVRYITNRSSGKMGHAIAAAARDRGAAVTLITTTPPPAELAFGVEVRQVTSALEMYAAVEEAVRGADALIMAAAVADYRPAQALDRKRKKSGGDEEIWNLELVRNPDILASVSGPFVKVGFAAETDDVIANARAKLAAKGLAFIVANDVTAPDSGFEKDTNRVTFVYASGEVEPLPTLSKAEVAHALLDRLKPLLA from the coding sequence ATGAGCCAAGGTCCGTTGGCTGGCAAGAACATCATCCTGGGCGTCACCGGCAGCATTGCGGCCTTCAAAGCCGCCGCGCTGGCCAGCCGCCTCGTGCAGCTGGGCGCGGCCGTGCAGGTGGCCATGACCCCCGCCGCCACGCAGTTCGTGACGCCGCTGACGTTTCAAAGCCTCACCCACCGCCCGGTCTTCACGAACCTGTTTGATCCGCGCTCGGAGCTGAGCATCGACCACGTCGCCGCGGCCCGGTCCGCCGACGCGCTGGTCATCGCGCCGGCGACGGCCAACGTCATCGCCAAGCTGGCGTGCGGCCTGGCCGACGATCCCGTCACCACCACCGCGCTGGCCACCACCGCTCCCATCGTCGTCTGCCCGGCCATGGAGCACCACATGTACTGCCATCCGGCCACGCAAGCCAACTTGGAGCTGCTCAAAAGCCGCGGCGTGACGGTGGTGGAGCCCGAGGAAGGGCGCCTGGCGTCGGGCCAGCGCGGCAAAGGACGCCTGGCGGATATCGACGTCATCGTGGGCGCCATCCGGTGGGTTTTGGGACGCCGGGGCGACCTGGCGGGCCGGCGTCTCGTGGTGACGGCCGGCGGTACGCGGGAGGCTATCGATCCGGTCCGCTACATCACCAACCGCTCGTCCGGCAAAATGGGGCACGCTATCGCGGCTGCGGCGCGCGATCGCGGCGCCGCGGTGACGCTGATTACGACCACGCCGCCGCCGGCGGAATTGGCCTTTGGGGTCGAGGTGCGGCAAGTGACGTCGGCTCTGGAGATGTACGCCGCGGTGGAAGAAGCCGTGCGCGGCGCCGACGCGCTCATCATGGCCGCAGCGGTGGCAGACTACCGCCCCGCGCAGGCGCTGGACCGCAAGAGGAAAAAGTCGGGCGGCGACGAGGAGATCTGGAACCTGGAGCTGGTGCGCAACCCGGACATCCTGGCGTCGGTCAGCGGCCCGTTCGTGAAGGTCGGCTTTGCGGCCGAAACCGACGACGTCATCGCCAACGCCCGCGCGAAACTGGCCGCCAAGGGGCTGGCGTTCATCGTGGCCAATGACGTCACCGCGCCCGACAGCGGCTTTGAAAAAGATACAAACCGCGTCACCTTCGTGTACGCCTCGGGCGAAGTCGAGCCGCTGCCGACGCTGAGCAAGGCCGAAGTGGCTCATGCGCTGCTAGACCGGCTGAAGCCGCTTCTGGCCTGA
- a CDS encoding peptidase S58: MAGAGGRAGVLGKAEGWTVPEREPTAGEPANQTLTAVAGLRVGHWTDAAALTGCTVVLCDGGAVAGVDVRGGGPGTRETDLLAPGRLVERVDAVLLTGGSAFGLAAADGVMRWLEERGRGFDTGVVRVPIVPSAVIFDLAIGNPRVRPGPEAGYAACEAAGAGPVEEGNVGVGTGATVGKWAGPQYAMKAGLGSAALPLPGGGTVAALAVVNALGDVVDPLTGRIVAGAYDRASGTFLSRRASPLQPPFAPPSAPPPGANTVIAVVATDVALSKEAVHKVAQMAHDGLARTIYPAHTPWDGDTVFALSTARRTPSEGAPGAPAQGASGRAREMELVGLIGALAAEALALAVLRGVRAAKEAGGLPAAASLPDAAHSLE, translated from the coding sequence GTGGCTGGAGCGGGCGGGCGCGCTGGTGTCCTAGGGAAAGCGGAGGGTTGGACGGTGCCGGAGCGGGAGCCCACGGCGGGGGAGCCGGCGAACCAGACGTTGACGGCGGTGGCGGGCCTGCGGGTGGGCCACTGGACGGACGCGGCCGCGCTGACGGGGTGCACGGTGGTGCTGTGCGACGGCGGCGCGGTGGCCGGCGTCGACGTGCGAGGCGGCGGGCCGGGCACGCGGGAGACCGACTTGCTGGCGCCGGGACGGCTCGTGGAGCGGGTCGACGCGGTGTTGCTGACGGGCGGCAGCGCGTTCGGCCTGGCGGCGGCCGACGGCGTCATGCGCTGGCTGGAGGAGCGGGGCCGGGGTTTCGACACGGGCGTGGTCCGGGTGCCCATCGTCCCGTCGGCGGTCATCTTCGACCTGGCCATCGGCAATCCCCGCGTGCGGCCGGGGCCCGAGGCGGGCTACGCGGCGTGCGAGGCCGCCGGCGCCGGTCCGGTGGAGGAGGGCAACGTCGGCGTGGGGACGGGCGCCACGGTCGGCAAGTGGGCGGGGCCGCAGTATGCGATGAAAGCCGGGTTGGGAAGCGCCGCTCTGCCCCTGCCCGGCGGCGGCACGGTGGCGGCGCTGGCCGTCGTCAACGCGCTGGGCGACGTGGTGGATCCGCTGACGGGTCGCATCGTGGCGGGAGCGTACGACCGCGCCAGCGGAACGTTCTTGTCCCGGCGCGCGTCTCCGCTGCAGCCGCCGTTTGCGCCGCCGTCCGCCCCGCCGCCCGGTGCGAATACGGTCATCGCCGTGGTGGCGACGGATGTGGCGTTGAGCAAAGAGGCCGTCCACAAGGTGGCGCAGATGGCGCACGACGGCTTGGCCCGCACCATTTACCCGGCTCACACGCCTTGGGACGGCGACACGGTGTTCGCCTTGTCCACGGCAAGGCGGACGCCGTCCGAAGGCGCGCCCGGTGCGCCGGCGCAGGGCGCGTCGGGCCGGGCGCGCGAAATGGAACTCGTGGGCCTCATCGGCGCGCTGGCCGCGGAAGCACTGGCGCTGGCGGTGCTGCGGGGCGTGCGCGCCGCCAAAGAAGCGGGCGGGCTGCCGGCCGCGGCGTCGCTGCCGGATGCCGCGCACAGCCTGGAATAA
- a CDS encoding lipoyl(octanoyl) transferase has translation MARSLGDVDERVAAQGERPPCWAVDLGRVPYAQAWDLQAALVEARLGGRVPDLLLFVEHPHVYTLGRGADERHVLWNQQQLAQKGVEVYHVDRGGDVTYHGPGQVVGYPILDLRRRGRDAHKYLRDLEEAIIRALADFGIAAGRVPGLTGVWVGGAKIAAIGVKFTRWVTSHGFALNVNTDLTYFSGIIPCGLSNRGVTSLAQLLGREVPLATVHEALRRRFAEVFDLDVQAAPRSLLQPWLERAGALVS, from the coding sequence ATGGCGAGGTCGCTGGGCGACGTGGACGAGCGTGTGGCCGCGCAGGGAGAGCGTCCGCCGTGCTGGGCGGTGGACTTGGGCCGGGTTCCTTACGCGCAGGCGTGGGACCTGCAAGCGGCGCTGGTCGAAGCTCGCCTCGGGGGGCGGGTGCCCGACTTGCTGCTCTTCGTTGAGCACCCGCACGTGTACACGCTGGGGCGCGGCGCGGACGAGCGCCACGTGCTGTGGAACCAGCAGCAGCTGGCGCAGAAGGGAGTCGAGGTGTACCACGTCGACCGCGGCGGCGACGTAACGTACCACGGCCCCGGCCAGGTGGTGGGGTATCCCATCCTCGATTTGCGCCGGCGCGGGCGGGACGCGCACAAGTACTTGCGCGATCTTGAAGAGGCCATCATCCGCGCCCTAGCCGACTTTGGGATTGCCGCCGGCCGGGTCCCGGGCCTGACGGGCGTGTGGGTCGGCGGCGCGAAGATCGCGGCCATCGGCGTGAAGTTCACGCGCTGGGTGACGAGCCACGGGTTCGCCCTCAACGTCAACACGGACCTCACGTACTTTTCCGGCATCATCCCTTGCGGCCTCAGCAACCGCGGCGTCACGTCGTTGGCGCAGCTGCTGGGCCGGGAGGTGCCGTTGGCAACGGTGCACGAGGCGCTGCGGCGCCGCTTCGCTGAAGTGTTCGACTTGGATGTGCAAGCGGCGCCGCGTTCGCTTCTCCAGCCGTGGCTGGAGCGGGCGGGCGCGCTGGTGTCCTAG
- the lipA gene encoding lipoyl synthase, whose product MERELPLAAVNGLPLEHGGGPAAVPASAGGAPLRTRPPRRSENYSRTGKPEWLKVRAVMGPNYRRLQGMMRGLSLHTVCEEAQCPNMFECWESGTATFMILGDICTRACGFCAVKSGKPTELDWAEPARVAEAVKAMGLKHAVVTSVTRDDLVNGGAEIFHATIKAIRAASPGTTVEVLIPDFQGNWEALKITLDAKPEILNHNMETVPRLYPWVRPKAKYERSLELLRRAKEMDPGVLTKTGIMVGLGETLEEIEQVMRDVHAVGVDIMTIGQYLRPSIKHLPVEKYYTPAEFEELKRMGEAIGIPHVEAGPLVRSSYHAREQFEKLGGVRV is encoded by the coding sequence ATGGAGCGAGAACTGCCGTTGGCCGCCGTCAACGGATTGCCGTTGGAGCACGGAGGAGGGCCAGCCGCGGTACCCGCCTCCGCCGGCGGGGCGCCGCTGCGGACGCGCCCGCCGCGTCGATCGGAAAACTACAGCCGGACCGGGAAGCCCGAATGGCTCAAGGTGCGGGCCGTCATGGGGCCCAATTACCGCCGCCTGCAGGGCATGATGCGGGGCCTGTCGCTGCATACGGTGTGCGAAGAGGCCCAGTGCCCCAACATGTTCGAGTGCTGGGAGAGCGGCACCGCGACGTTCATGATCCTCGGCGACATCTGCACGCGCGCGTGCGGCTTTTGCGCCGTCAAGTCCGGTAAGCCGACGGAGCTGGACTGGGCGGAGCCGGCCCGGGTGGCCGAAGCGGTGAAGGCCATGGGCCTCAAGCACGCGGTCGTCACGTCGGTGACGCGGGACGACCTGGTCAACGGCGGCGCCGAGATTTTCCACGCGACTATCAAGGCCATCCGCGCCGCCAGCCCCGGCACCACCGTCGAAGTGCTCATCCCGGACTTCCAGGGCAACTGGGAAGCCCTGAAGATTACGCTGGACGCCAAACCCGAAATCTTGAACCACAACATGGAAACGGTGCCGCGGCTGTACCCGTGGGTGCGTCCGAAGGCCAAGTACGAGCGGTCGCTGGAGCTGCTGCGCCGGGCCAAGGAAATGGACCCCGGCGTGCTGACCAAGACCGGCATCATGGTCGGTCTCGGCGAGACGCTGGAGGAAATCGAGCAAGTGATGCGCGACGTCCACGCGGTGGGCGTGGACATCATGACCATCGGCCAGTACTTGCGGCCGTCCATCAAGCATTTGCCGGTGGAGAAGTACTACACGCCCGCCGAGTTCGAAGAGCTGAAGCGGATGGGCGAAGCCATCGGCATTCCGCACGTGGAAGCGGGACCGCTGGTACGCAGCTCCTATCACGCGCGCGAGCAGTTCGAAAAGCTGGGTGGCGTCCGCGTATGA
- a CDS encoding branched-chain alpha-keto acid dehydrogenase subunit E2: MPRKTITMPQLGESVVEGTVGKWLKAPGDRVERFEPLVEVITDKVNTEIPSEYSGIVVELLVAEGETVAVGTPLAVIETVDAGAEEAPALPPSHAPAPAAEAFGSAIATEPSRAATAAELARAAVAAGELPRGVYSPLVRRLAQEYGVDLRQIRGTGAGGRVTKADVLAYVARREAEAAEARPSAPEPATAVSPVARLERAGAPAAEPALEPGDQLIVPDAMRSAIARHMSASKQTVPHAWTMTEVDVTQLVALRQAKKDAFQAAEGVSLTYLPFFIKAVVDSLKQFPLLNATWQGERIIVKKRINVGVAVGLEDGLIVPVIHDADRLSIAGLAHALADLTTRARAGRLRLEDVQGGTITVNNTGAFGSVASYPIIHQPQAAIITMEAIRRAPVVVGDAIGIRSVMNVCISFDHRVTDGLYVGRFLQSLKERLESYGPDTPLY; the protein is encoded by the coding sequence ATGCCGCGCAAGACGATAACGATGCCGCAGCTTGGGGAAAGTGTGGTTGAGGGAACCGTCGGCAAGTGGCTGAAGGCGCCCGGCGACCGGGTGGAACGCTTCGAGCCGTTGGTGGAGGTCATCACGGACAAGGTCAACACGGAAATCCCGTCTGAATACAGCGGCATCGTGGTGGAGCTGCTGGTAGCGGAAGGGGAAACGGTCGCGGTGGGAACGCCGCTGGCCGTCATCGAGACGGTGGACGCGGGCGCCGAGGAAGCGCCGGCGCTGCCGCCCAGCCACGCGCCGGCCCCGGCCGCAGAGGCTTTCGGCTCCGCTATCGCCACGGAGCCTTCTCGGGCCGCGACCGCCGCAGAGCTTGCGCGCGCCGCCGTAGCCGCCGGGGAGCTACCGCGGGGCGTCTATTCGCCGCTGGTGCGCAGGCTGGCGCAGGAGTACGGCGTCGACTTGCGCCAGATCAGAGGAACGGGCGCCGGAGGGCGGGTGACGAAAGCGGACGTACTGGCCTACGTGGCGCGGCGGGAAGCGGAAGCCGCGGAGGCCAGGCCTTCCGCACCGGAACCGGCAACGGCTGTCTCGCCGGTGGCGCGCCTGGAGCGGGCCGGCGCGCCGGCGGCTGAGCCGGCGCTGGAGCCGGGCGACCAGCTGATCGTCCCGGATGCGATGCGCAGCGCTATCGCGCGCCACATGAGCGCCAGCAAGCAGACGGTGCCCCACGCGTGGACGATGACGGAAGTGGACGTCACGCAGCTGGTGGCTTTGCGGCAGGCGAAGAAGGACGCGTTCCAGGCCGCGGAAGGCGTCTCCTTGACGTACTTGCCCTTCTTCATCAAGGCGGTCGTCGACAGCCTGAAGCAGTTCCCGCTGCTGAACGCCACGTGGCAGGGCGAACGCATTATCGTGAAGAAGCGAATCAACGTGGGCGTGGCCGTCGGCCTGGAGGACGGCCTCATCGTGCCGGTCATTCACGATGCGGATCGCCTCAGCATCGCCGGCTTGGCCCACGCCCTGGCCGATCTGACGACGCGGGCCCGCGCCGGCCGGCTGCGGCTGGAGGACGTCCAAGGCGGCACCATCACGGTCAACAACACGGGCGCCTTCGGGTCCGTAGCGTCGTACCCGATTATTCACCAGCCGCAGGCGGCTATTATTACGATGGAGGCTATCCGCCGCGCGCCGGTGGTGGTGGGCGACGCGATCGGGATTCGCTCGGTGATGAACGTCTGCATCTCGTTCGATCACCGGGTGACCGACGGGCTGTACGTCGGGCGGTTCCTGCAGTCGCTCAAAGAGCGGCTGGAAAGCTACGGCCCGGATACACCGCTGTACTGA
- a CDS encoding alpha-ketoacid dehydrogenase subunit beta: MAVKTFLEAIHDALAEEMRRDERVFVLGQDVGVRGGVFRVTDGLIDEFGPMRVLDTPLTESLIVGAAIGAAAYGLRPVAEIQFADFIHPAMDQIINEAAKIRYRSNGAWSCPIVIRAPFGGGVHGALYHSQSVEGLFHHVPGLKIVIPSTPYDAKGLLKAAIRDDDPVLFFEHKKMYRSIRGEVPDGDYVIALGKADVKRPGKDLTVITYGLNVHLCLEAAERLAKEDGFEAEVIDLRTVAPLDRETILESVKKTGRVMISHEDTKTGGIGAEVSAVIAEEALFYLDAPIKRVAPPDVPAMPYNGVLEKAFMPSVEQQYEAMRELARF, translated from the coding sequence GTGGCGGTCAAGACGTTTCTTGAAGCCATCCACGACGCGCTGGCGGAAGAGATGCGCCGCGACGAGCGGGTGTTCGTCCTCGGCCAGGACGTGGGCGTTCGCGGCGGCGTTTTTCGGGTGACGGACGGGCTGATTGACGAGTTCGGCCCCATGCGGGTGTTGGACACGCCGCTGACCGAGTCGCTGATCGTGGGCGCCGCCATCGGCGCGGCGGCGTACGGCCTGCGGCCCGTGGCGGAGATCCAGTTCGCCGACTTCATCCACCCGGCCATGGACCAGATTATCAACGAGGCGGCGAAAATCCGCTACCGCTCCAACGGCGCCTGGAGCTGCCCCATCGTCATTCGCGCGCCCTTCGGCGGCGGCGTGCACGGTGCGCTGTACCACTCGCAAAGCGTCGAAGGGCTGTTCCACCACGTGCCCGGGCTGAAGATCGTCATTCCCTCCACGCCTTACGATGCGAAGGGTTTGTTGAAGGCGGCCATCCGGGACGACGACCCGGTGCTGTTTTTTGAACACAAGAAGATGTATCGCTCGATCCGGGGCGAAGTGCCGGACGGCGACTACGTCATTGCGCTGGGGAAGGCGGACGTCAAGCGGCCGGGCAAGGATCTCACCGTCATCACTTACGGGCTCAACGTGCATTTGTGCCTCGAAGCCGCGGAGCGCCTGGCCAAAGAGGACGGCTTCGAGGCCGAAGTCATCGACTTGCGCACCGTGGCACCCCTGGATCGGGAGACGATTCTGGAGTCGGTCAAGAAGACAGGCCGCGTCATGATTTCCCATGAAGACACGAAGACGGGCGGCATTGGAGCGGAAGTGAGCGCCGTCATCGCCGAGGAAGCGTTGTTCTACCTGGACGCGCCCATCAAACGGGTGGCGCCGCCCGACGTGCCGGCCATGCCGTACAACGGCGTGCTGGAGAAGGCGTTCATGCCGTCGGTGGAGCAGCAGTACGAAGCGATGCGGGAATTGGCCCGCTTTTGA
- a CDS encoding 2-oxoisovalerate dehydrogenase encodes MYKKMLLARMVDERTWLLNRMGKVHFVISGQGHEAAQVGAAWALRPGTDWVLPYYRDLGVVLTLGMTVREIMLMHMAKADDPNSGGRQMPNHWSLRRLNIFTGSSPVGTQVPHAAGIAYAAKLRGDDIVVWTSYGEGTANKGDVHEGMNFAGVHKLPVIFFCENNGYAISVPREKQMAVENVSVRAQGYGFPGVTVDGTDVFAVYRAMKEAVDQARRGEGPTLIEAKVYRFTPHSSDDDDRKYRDPAEVERQKQHDPVRKLREYALARGILTEAHDEELRRQFAAEIDEAIAYAEAAPDPEPSDLVRHVFAQ; translated from the coding sequence ATGTACAAGAAGATGCTGTTGGCCCGGATGGTCGACGAACGCACCTGGCTCCTCAACCGCATGGGCAAGGTGCATTTTGTTATTTCCGGGCAAGGGCACGAAGCGGCGCAGGTCGGCGCGGCGTGGGCGCTGCGGCCGGGAACCGACTGGGTGCTTCCCTATTACAGGGACTTGGGCGTCGTGCTGACGCTGGGCATGACGGTGCGGGAAATCATGCTCATGCACATGGCCAAGGCCGACGACCCCAACAGCGGCGGCCGGCAGATGCCGAACCACTGGAGCTTGCGCCGCCTCAACATTTTCACCGGCTCCAGCCCCGTGGGGACACAGGTGCCGCACGCCGCGGGCATCGCGTACGCGGCCAAGCTGCGGGGCGACGACATCGTCGTCTGGACCTCCTACGGCGAAGGCACGGCCAACAAAGGCGACGTGCACGAAGGCATGAACTTTGCCGGCGTCCACAAGCTGCCGGTCATTTTCTTCTGCGAAAACAACGGCTACGCCATTTCCGTTCCCCGTGAAAAGCAGATGGCGGTGGAAAACGTGTCCGTCCGGGCCCAAGGGTACGGCTTCCCCGGCGTGACCGTAGACGGCACGGACGTTTTCGCCGTCTACCGCGCCATGAAGGAAGCGGTGGACCAGGCGCGCCGCGGCGAAGGGCCCACGCTCATCGAGGCCAAGGTGTACCGGTTCACGCCGCACTCCAGCGACGACGACGACCGCAAGTACCGGGATCCGGCGGAAGTAGAGCGCCAGAAGCAACACGATCCGGTGCGCAAGCTGCGGGAGTACGCCTTGGCCCGCGGCATCCTGACCGAGGCGCACGACGAGGAGCTGCGGCGGCAGTTCGCGGCGGAAATCGACGAAGCCATCGCCTACGCGGAAGCGGCTCCTGATCCCGAACCGTCGGATTTGGTGCGGCACGTGTTCGCGCAGTGA
- a CDS encoding 2-phosphosulfolactate phosphatase (catalyzes the formation of (2R)-3-sulfolactate from (2R)-2-phospho-3-sulfolactate), protein MVAVDWSLFGAAAVVDVLRFTTTALTALEHGAAGVVPVATPEEALAWRRQGAVLGGERGAVRIPGFDLGNSPFDYKPEAVAGKLVVMTTTNGTQAFSRLARAASEGGENPSGLAVFAACLRNAAAAARALAQEAQHRGKGALIVCSGTDGRFSREDAYCAALIVERLQALAAVEPGDGAVAALRLKAGAGDGSQAALSELTASFHGRRLLRLGLRDDVAFCAQVDASGAVPVLRDGRLVLAGTRPERGE, encoded by the coding sequence CTGGTCGCGGTGGACTGGTCGCTGTTCGGCGCCGCGGCGGTGGTGGACGTGCTGCGGTTCACGACGACGGCGCTGACGGCGCTGGAGCACGGTGCGGCCGGGGTCGTGCCGGTGGCGACGCCCGAAGAGGCCCTGGCGTGGCGGCGGCAAGGTGCGGTGCTGGGCGGCGAGCGCGGCGCCGTGCGCATTCCCGGCTTCGACCTGGGCAACTCGCCCTTCGACTACAAGCCCGAGGCGGTGGCGGGGAAGCTCGTCGTCATGACGACTACCAACGGCACGCAGGCGTTCTCGCGGCTGGCCCGCGCAGCGTCCGAAGGCGGCGAGAATCCCAGCGGCTTGGCGGTGTTTGCGGCTTGCTTGCGCAACGCGGCCGCGGCGGCCCGGGCCCTCGCGCAGGAGGCGCAGCACCGGGGCAAGGGAGCGCTTATCGTCTGCAGCGGCACCGACGGCCGCTTCTCCCGCGAGGACGCTTACTGCGCCGCGCTCATCGTGGAGCGCTTGCAGGCGCTGGCGGCGGTGGAACCGGGCGACGGAGCGGTCGCTGCGCTGCGCCTCAAGGCCGGAGCCGGCGACGGCTCCCAGGCGGCGCTGTCCGAGCTGACGGCCAGCTTCCACGGCCGCCGGCTGCTACGGCTGGGGCTGCGGGACGACGTGGCCTTTTGCGCGCAGGTGGACGCGTCGGGGGCGGTGCCCGTGCTCCGGGACGGCAGGCTGGTGCTGGCAGGGACGCGGCCTGAGCGCGGGGAATAA